A single window of Apium graveolens cultivar Ventura unplaced genomic scaffold, ASM990537v1 ctg7962, whole genome shotgun sequence DNA harbors:
- the LOC141704546 gene encoding uncharacterized protein LOC141704546 produces the protein MVIYIDNVKIKVALDHIQIDQKRDIFSSSVFTASERERFDVNFRKEAQQMIDGKLALMKEDTRAVAKCFANAIAGDPISRAALEMEADLLKEAGETMLHVESKKGVVENVRFIKQTALYLAADRGHAQVVEALLDAARRNLPSASANDDTLHNPISSFQDFIRQANGQMGNTALHLAVLTDNVAIVKLLVKADPNDKTPVYIAAENGFKDVVKEMCTSCAALSLDGPAKRWSTGAEFEALFCRTDEFGSTVLQLVVERNNADAVRLILQEDPACQHGREIKRNGLMRLIYKAIDNGFVDVLCLLEGARGLVTFTEDNGCTLLHYAVYHEFDSVLGAIIEAKENVGHQFVYENMVQTPFHVAVECGYASTLVPPLSSASKADNSPYTAVNKDDQNILHLAAAGNRFTMPGGLRQSGEVDEGLVALTKKTAFHAFMVSDALALLLSTSSLFFYFLESMYEDPHQVSKLNAASTVLNIVS, from the exons ATGGTCATATACATAGACAAT GTAAAAATCAAAGTTGCTCTTGACCATATCCAAATTGATCAGAAAAGGGATATTTTTTCAAGTTCAGTGTTCACGGCTAGTGAACGAGAGAGATTTGATGTGAATTTTAGGAAAGAAGCACAACAAATGATAGATGGGAAGCTTGCACTGATGAAAGAAGATACTCGAGCTGTTGCGAAGTGTTTTGCCAATGCCATTGCTGGAGATCCTATTTCTAGAGCTGCCTTGGAGATGGAAGCCGATTTACTGAAAGAAGCAGGAGAAACTATGCTTCATGTTGAATCAAAGAAGGGAGTTGTAGAAAATGTTCGATTCATT AAACAAACTGCACTTTACCTTGCAGCAGATCGTGGACACGCTCAAGTGGTGGAGGCTCTCCTTGATGCAGCCAGGCGTAATTTGCCTTCTGCTTCAGCTAATGATGATACCCTGCATAATCCAATTAGTTCTTTTCAGGATTTTATTAGGCAAGCTAATGGTCAAATGGGGAACACTGCCTTGCACTTAGCAGTCCTTACTGATAATGTGGCAATTGTTAAGCTCTTAGTAAAAGCCGATCCAAATGACAAAACTCCAGTCTACATAGCTGCGGAAAATGGGTTCAAAGATGTAGTGAAGGAGATGTGCACGTCTTGCGCAGCTCTGTCTTTAGATGGTCCTG CCAAACGTTGGAGTACTGGTGCAGAATTTGAAGCATTATTCTGTAGAACAGACGAGTTTGGAAGCACTGTCTTACAACTGGTTGTGGAGAGAAATAATGCAGACGCTGTTAGACTGATACTACAGGAAGATCCGGCCTGTCAACATGGTCGTGAAATTAAAAGAAATGGTCTAATGCGTTTAATCTACAAAGCCATCGATAATGGCTTTGTAGATGTATTATGTCTCTTAGAAGGTGCCAGAGGACTTGTAACTTTTACAGAAGATAATGGATGTACATTACTCCACTACGCTGTCTATCACGAATTTGATTCAGTACTTGGTGCCATCATAGAAGCAAAAGAAAATGTTGGACACCAATTTGTGTACGAGAATATGGTACAAACGCCATTTCATGTAGCAGTCGAATGTGGATATGCTTCCACACTGGTACCACCTTTGTCTTCTGCATCCAAAGCTGATAACTCTCCATACACAGCTGTTAATAAAGATGAtcaaaatatactacatttggCAGCAGCTGGTAATAGATTCACTATGCCTGGTGGTCTCCGTCAAAGTGGAGAGGTTGACGAAGGATTAGTGGCACTTACAAAGAAGACAGCTTTTCATGCATTTATGGTATCAGATGCATTAGCTCTACTACTGTCAACATCTTCTTTGTTTTTCTACTTTCTTGAATCAATGTATGAAGACCCTCATCAAGTGTCAAAACTCAATGCTGCATCAACTGTGCTCAACATTGTTTCTTGA
- the LOC141704545 gene encoding uncharacterized protein LOC141704545 isoform X2 has product MYLGDEMHKAKAMTWYRIAQIGNLGLLLLWHFVHLIVNLWYFALGLGQTLESYLISRGLLKRYNSLDSNRVRYLAVVMDSKEAGQTSEVIKLLQHLEDIGIKHVCLYDPEGLLKKSKEAILEKLTYVKLYEEATKSDSLVRKDITLEFASFSDGKKAVLKAANYLFKKNYLCEEQKEFVCTESHIDEALKAIGCARPDPDLLLVYGPARCHLGFPAWRLRYTEIVHMGPLKSMKFGSLIKAIYNFTKVHQNYGT; this is encoded by the exons ATGTATCTTGGAGATGAGATGCACAAGGCTAAGGCCATGACATGGTATCGAATTGCTCAG ATTGGGAATCTGGGGCTTCTTCTACTCTGGCATTTTGTCCACTTAATCGTCAATTTATGGTACTTTGCATTAGGGTTAGGTCAAACACTTGAAAGCTATCTTATATCCAGAGGGTTATTAAAGAGGTATAATTCCCTTGATTCAAACAGAGTTCGGTACCTGGCAGTTGTTATGGACAGTAAAGAAGCTGGTCAAACTTCAGAAGTTATCAAACTTCTACAGCATCTTGAAGATATTGGTATTAAGCATGTCTGCCTATATGACCCTGAAG GATTGCTAAAGAAATCAAAGGAAGCCATCTTGGAGAAATTAACCTATGTGAAGTTATACGAG GAAGCTACTAAATCTGATTCCCTAGTCAGGAAAGATATCACTTTAGAATTTGCTTCGTTTTCGGATGGAAAAAAAGCAGTTTTGAAAGCAGCCAACTATCTTTTTAAGAAGAACTATTTATGTGAAGAACAGAAAGAGTTTGTTTGTACTGAATCTCACATTGATGAGGCGCTAAAAGCAATTG GTTGTGCACGCCCTGATCCAGATCTTTTATTAGTTTATGGGCCTGCAAGATGTCACCTTGGTTTTCCAGCATGGAGACTTCGTTATACCGAAATTGT ACATATGGGACCCTTGAAGTCCATGAAATTTGGCTCTTTAATAAAAGCAATTTACAACTTCACCAAGGTTCATCAAAATTATG GTACATGA
- the LOC141704547 gene encoding BURP domain protein USPL1-like, whose amino-acid sequence MGLQFLSYSLFPYLLLFLITSKQTDGSRTMQVDGISEETNVLQLHSMDVQGHPSSHMHHMDSSLIVFFKLEDLKMGNTMQVYFPKRDPSRSPHLLSKETADSIPFSLEEAPSLLKRFSFTRYSPQAKAMEDTLRQCENEPIQGETKFCATSLESMLDFTRAIFGSDVDIKILSTKHQTKSPTLIQDYTIYQVPEEILAPKMVACHTMPYSYAVFYCHYQKSKSRVFKVSLVGENGDKVEAIGVCHLDTSQWSPSHPAFQVLKIEPGTSPVCHFFPADNFVWIPSPANTQ is encoded by the exons ATGGGTCTGCAGTTTTTATCGTATAGTCTCTTCCCGTATCTGCTGCTATTTCTG ATTACATCAAAGCAAACAGATGGAAGTAGAACCATGCAGGTTGATGGTATCAGCGAGGAAACCAATGTTTTACAACTCCATAGCATGGATGTTCAAGGTCATCCATCAAGCCACATGCATCATATGGACTCTTCACTAATCGTGTTCTTCAAACTGGAAGATCTAAAGATGGGGAACACAATGCAAGTTTACTTCCCCAAGAGAGACCCTTCTAGATCTCCTCACTTACTGTCGAAAGAAACAGCAGATTCCATTCCATTCTCACTAGAAGAAGCCCCTTCCCTTCTTAAACGTTTTTCATTTACTCGATATTCTCCTCAAGCCAAAGCCATGGAAGATACTCTCAGGCAATGTGAGAATGAGCCCATCCAAGGAGAAACTAAGTTCTGTGCTACTTCTTTAGAATCCATGCTTGATTTTACTCGTGCCATTTTCGGGTCTGATGTAGATATCAAAATTCTATCAACTAAACATCAAACAAAGTCACCTACACTGATACAAGATTACACAATTTATCAAGTCCCTGAAGAAATCCTAGCTCCAAAAATGGTAGCATGTCACACTATGCCTTACTCTTACGCGGTATTTTACTGTCATTACCAAAAGAGTAAGAGCAGAGTATTTAAGGTCTCACTGGTAGGAGAGAACGGAGATAAAGTTGAAGCTATCGGTGTCTGTCACTTGGACACTTCTCAATGGAGCCCCAGTCACCCGGCCTTCCAAGTCCTTAAAATCGAGCCAGGGACCTCTCCGGTGTGCCATTTCTTCCCCGCGGATAACTTTGTCTGGATTCCATCACCTGCCAATACTCAGTAA
- the LOC141704544 gene encoding uncharacterized protein LOC141704544 has protein sequence MGSPSAFCALFYLLLIGNPSYARPQPAEYWRTVMKDEAMPEAIQGLMDVSDSRPPLISHNNLKSDCHTSTATGTALNNRKLAHSARDIEPRPNISAYQGDEKLKKGESFVDDIEPRPNISSYHDDEKLRDNESFNKDIEPRPNISAYQGDKKREKGESFVDDIEPRPNISSYHDDEKLRDNESFNKDIEPRPNISAYQGDKKREKGESFVDDIEPRPNISSYHDDEKLRDNESFNKDIEPRPNISAYQGDKKREKGESFVDDIEPRPNISSYHDDEKLRDNESFNKDIEPRPNISAYQGDKKREKGESFVDDIEPRPNISSYHDDEKLRDNESFNKDIEPRPNISAYQGDKKREKGESFVDDIEPRPNISSYHDDEKLRDNESFNKDIEPRPNISAYQGDKKREKGESFVDDIEPRPNISSYHDDEKLRDNESFNKDIEPRPNISAYQGDKKLKKGESFVDDIEPRPNISAYHDDEKLRDNESFNKDIEPRPNISAYQGDKKLKKGESFVDDIEPRPNISAYHDDEKLRDNESFNKDIEPRPNISAYNGDDKLEKTGTFSEDIEPRPNISAYHDDEKLTKNDSFVKDIEPRPNISAYHDDEKLKEEKSCADDLKPRPNISIYQE, from the exons ATGGGATCACCATCTGCCTTCTGTGCTCTATTTTATCTCCTCCTT ATTGGGAACCCTTCGTATGCAAGACCTCAGCCAGCGGAGTACTGGAGAACTGTTATGAAAGATGAGGCAATGCCAGAAGCAATTCAAGGCCTTATGGATGTGAGTGATTCCAGGCCACCTCTGATCAGCCACAACAATCTGAAATCAGACTGTCATACGTCTACTGCTACTGGTACTGCATTGAACAACAGGAAATTAGCACATTCTGCTCGGGATATTGAACCAAGGCCTAATATTTCAGCCTACCAGGGTGATGAAAAACTCAAGAAAGGTGAATCATTCGTGGATGATATTGAACCAAGGCCTAATATTTCAAGCTACCATGACGACGAGAAGCTCAGAGATAATGAGTCTTTCAACAAAGATATTGAACCAAGGCCTAACATTTCAGCCTACCAAGGTGATAAGAAACGCGAGAAAGGTGAATCATTCGTGGATGATATTGAACCAAGGCCTAATATTTCAAGCTACCATGACGACGAGAAGCTCAGAGATAATGAGTCTTTCAACAAAGATATTGAACCAAGGCCTAACATTTCAGCCTACCAAGGTGATAAGAAACGCGAGAAAGGTGAATCATTCGTGGATGATATTGAACCAAGGCCTAATATTTCAAGCTACCATGACGACGAGAAGCTCAGAGATAATGAGTCTTTCAACAAAGATATTGAACCAAGGCCTAACATTTCAGCCTACCAAGGTGATAAGAAACGCGAGAAAGGTGAATCATTCGTGGATGATATTGAACCAAGGCCTAATATTTCAAGCTACCATGACGACGAGAAGCTCAGAGATAATGAGTCTTTCAACAAAGATATTGAACCAAGGCCTAACATTTCAGCCTACCAAGGTGATAAGAAACGCGAGAAAGGTGAATCATTCGTGGATGATATTGAACCAAGGCCTAATATTTCAAGCTACCATGACGACGAGAAGCTCAGAGATAATGAGTCTTTCAACAAAGATATTGAACCAAGGCCTAACATTTCAGCCTACCAAGGTGATAAGAAACGCGAGAAAGGTGAATCATTCGTGGATGATATTGAACCAAGGCCTAATATTTCAAGCTACCATGACGACGAGAAGCTCAGAGATAATGAGTCTTTCAACAAAGATATTGAACCAAGGCCTAACATTTCAGCCTACCAAGGTGATAAGAAACGCGAGAAAGGTGAATCATTCGTGGATGATATTGAACCAAGGCCTAATATTTCAAGCTACCATGACGACGAGAAGCTCAGAGATAATGAGTCTTTCAACAAAGATATTGAACCAAGGCCTAACATTTCAGCCTACCAAGGTGATAAGAAACTCAAGAAAGGTGAATCATTCGTGGATGATATTGAACCAAGGCCTAATATTTCAGCCTACCATGACGACGAGAAGCTCAGAGATAATGAGTCTTTTAACAAAGATATTGAACCAAGGCCTAACATTTCAGCCTACCAAGGTGATAAGAAACTCAAGAAAGGTGAATCATTCGTGGATGATATTGAACCAAGGCCTAATATTTCAGCCTACCATGACGACGAGAAGCTCAGAGATAATGAGTCTTTTAACAAAGATATTGAACCAAGGCCAAACATTTCAGCCTACAATGGTGATGACAAGCTTGAAAAAACTGGCACTTTTTCCGAAGATATTGAACCAAGGCCTAACATTTCAGCCTACCATGACGATGAAAAGCTCACGAAGAATGACTCTTTCGTCAAAGATATTGAACCCAGGCCAAATATCTCAGCCTACCATGATGATGAAAAGCTTAAAGAAGAGAAGTCATGTGCTGATGATCTGAAACCAAGGCCCAATATTTCTATTTATCAGGAATAG
- the LOC141704545 gene encoding uncharacterized protein LOC141704545 isoform X1 has protein sequence MYLGDEMHKAKAMTWYRIAQIGNLGLLLLWHFVHLIVNLWYFALGLGQTLESYLISRGLLKRYNSLDSNRVRYLAVVMDSKEAGQTSEVIKLLQHLEDIGIKHVCLYDPEGLLKKSKEAILEKLTYVKLYEEATKSDSLVRKDITLEFASFSDGKKAVLKAANYLFKKNYLCEEQKEFVCTESHIDEALKAIGCARPDPDLLLVYGPARCHLGFPAWRLRYTEIVYMNQYIRRNLILHPSIGKKQYELLGKNFDKQI, from the exons ATGTATCTTGGAGATGAGATGCACAAGGCTAAGGCCATGACATGGTATCGAATTGCTCAG ATTGGGAATCTGGGGCTTCTTCTACTCTGGCATTTTGTCCACTTAATCGTCAATTTATGGTACTTTGCATTAGGGTTAGGTCAAACACTTGAAAGCTATCTTATATCCAGAGGGTTATTAAAGAGGTATAATTCCCTTGATTCAAACAGAGTTCGGTACCTGGCAGTTGTTATGGACAGTAAAGAAGCTGGTCAAACTTCAGAAGTTATCAAACTTCTACAGCATCTTGAAGATATTGGTATTAAGCATGTCTGCCTATATGACCCTGAAG GATTGCTAAAGAAATCAAAGGAAGCCATCTTGGAGAAATTAACCTATGTGAAGTTATACGAG GAAGCTACTAAATCTGATTCCCTAGTCAGGAAAGATATCACTTTAGAATTTGCTTCGTTTTCGGATGGAAAAAAAGCAGTTTTGAAAGCAGCCAACTATCTTTTTAAGAAGAACTATTTATGTGAAGAACAGAAAGAGTTTGTTTGTACTGAATCTCACATTGATGAGGCGCTAAAAGCAATTG GTTGTGCACGCCCTGATCCAGATCTTTTATTAGTTTATGGGCCTGCAAGATGTCACCTTGGTTTTCCAGCATGGAGACTTCGTTATACCGAAATTGT GTACATGAACCAATACATCAGGAGAAATCTCATACTCCATCCGTCCATCGGCAAAAAACAATATGAATTACTAGGGAAAAACTTTGACAAACAGATATAA